A single Chlamydia suis DNA region contains:
- the hemL gene encoding glutamate-1-semialdehyde 2,1-aminomutase — MPNLFSRASQYFPGGVNSPVRACRAVNIIPPVVVKASGDSFVDSQGKTYIDFCGSWGSLIHGHNHPFIGEAIQRGVQKGISYGLTSEQEIIFAEEIFSYLGIQHNYKIRFMSTGSEATMTAVRLARGITERPIIIKFSGCYHGHADVFLQEIPVPQIPLETLDLTKPLTLALPFNNLHLFQDVMNAIGHKVAGVIFEPICANMGVILPSPGFIEGIIQTCKTTGALSIMDEVVTGFRVGKGGAAALHQTQPDILVFGKILGGGLPASAVCAPTTIMDYLAPAGPIFQAGTLSGNPLAMTAGKASVYLCRKENFYSQLATIEHAFLSPIEHMIQSSGIPVTLVRYGSLFSFFFSKNRPSNLADVQLCDAESFQKFYQQAFSAGIYLSPSPFEASFLSTAHSIENLNYAQQVLIESLEKVFSLI, encoded by the coding sequence ATGCCCAATCTTTTCTCCAGAGCCAGTCAATATTTCCCTGGAGGAGTCAATTCTCCTGTTCGAGCCTGTCGAGCTGTTAACATTATTCCTCCTGTAGTCGTTAAAGCTTCAGGAGACTCTTTCGTTGATTCTCAAGGTAAAACATATATTGATTTTTGTGGATCCTGGGGCTCTTTGATCCACGGTCATAACCATCCTTTTATTGGCGAGGCAATCCAACGAGGGGTACAAAAGGGAATCTCTTATGGTCTCACTTCTGAGCAGGAAATTATATTTGCCGAAGAGATTTTTTCTTACCTAGGCATCCAACACAACTATAAAATTCGCTTTATGTCGACGGGGTCGGAAGCTACTATGACGGCTGTTCGGCTCGCTAGAGGCATCACAGAACGCCCTATTATCATTAAATTTTCCGGGTGCTACCACGGACATGCAGATGTTTTTTTGCAGGAGATTCCAGTTCCACAAATCCCCCTTGAAACCCTGGATCTCACCAAACCTCTTACCTTGGCTCTTCCTTTCAATAATCTTCATCTCTTTCAAGATGTTATGAATGCTATTGGCCATAAAGTTGCTGGAGTCATTTTTGAGCCCATATGTGCCAATATGGGGGTGATTCTTCCTTCCCCTGGTTTTATAGAAGGCATTATTCAAACATGCAAAACAACAGGCGCCCTTTCTATCATGGACGAAGTGGTCACAGGATTCCGAGTAGGCAAAGGGGGCGCTGCAGCTCTGCATCAGACACAACCAGACATCCTTGTTTTTGGGAAAATTTTAGGTGGAGGATTGCCAGCATCAGCGGTCTGCGCCCCAACAACAATTATGGACTACCTAGCTCCTGCTGGGCCAATTTTTCAAGCGGGCACCTTATCCGGAAATCCTTTAGCCATGACTGCCGGAAAAGCTTCTGTCTATTTATGCCGCAAAGAAAATTTTTATAGCCAATTAGCAACTATTGAGCATGCTTTTTTGTCCCCGATCGAACACATGATTCAAAGTTCTGGGATCCCTGTTACTCTTGTCCGTTATGGAAGTCTGTTTTCCTTCTTTTTCAGCAAAAATCGCCCCTCGAACCTTGCAGATGTACAACTTTGTGATGCAGAATCTTTTCAAAAATTTTATCAGCAAGCTTTCTCTGCAGGGATATATCTATCCCCATCACCCTTCGAAGCCAGCTTTTTGTCCACCGCTCACTCTATAGAAAATCTAAACTATGCTCAGCAGGTGTTGATTGAAAGCTTGGAAAAAGTTTTCTCTTTAATTTAG
- the rpiA gene encoding ribose-5-phosphate isomerase RpiA encodes MFKPAANTSSSDDFSLIKQKLAQEAAALVEPGMRIGLGSGSTAREFILALGARVRQEQLAITAVASSRVSHLLAQALGIPFLDQTLFQDLDLVVDGADEVDPYLRMIKGGGGALFREKILLQRGKRNIILVDERKLVPVLGQFPLPIEIAPFGCSSVQNILNQQGYFGKWRETSHKERFVTDNGNYIYDVSSPNRYTDPEDDLTKLLQIRGIIDVGFVIAKSEVWVGYADGTVIRKEST; translated from the coding sequence ATGTTTAAACCTGCAGCAAATACTTCTTCTTCCGATGATTTTTCTCTCATAAAACAAAAATTAGCACAAGAGGCTGCGGCTTTGGTGGAGCCAGGAATGCGTATAGGCTTGGGGAGCGGATCTACAGCTCGAGAGTTTATTCTGGCTTTAGGAGCACGTGTTCGTCAAGAGCAATTGGCCATTACCGCTGTTGCTTCTTCAAGAGTTTCGCATCTGTTAGCCCAAGCTTTAGGGATTCCTTTTCTGGACCAAACGCTTTTCCAAGATTTAGATTTGGTTGTGGACGGGGCCGATGAGGTGGATCCCTATTTACGTATGATTAAAGGAGGGGGAGGCGCGCTTTTCCGTGAAAAGATTCTTCTGCAAAGAGGGAAAAGAAATATTATTTTAGTGGATGAACGTAAGCTTGTTCCTGTGCTAGGACAGTTCCCTCTTCCTATCGAAATAGCTCCTTTTGGTTGTTCTTCTGTACAAAACATTCTGAATCAACAAGGATATTTTGGAAAATGGCGAGAAACGTCTCATAAAGAGCGTTTTGTTACAGATAACGGCAACTACATCTATGATGTGAGCTCTCCAAATCGCTATACGGATCCTGAGGATGACCTGACGAAACTATTACAAATTCGTGGCATTATTGATGTCGGGTTTGTTATAGCAAAATCCGAGGTGTGGGTAGGTTACGCCGATGGTACTGTGATTCGGAAAGAAAGCACATGA
- a CDS encoding CT214 family putative inclusion membrane protein, with protein sequence MQADLPLTSSCSTKGVSSVQEARYNRAMIRSKQSQIAGLVSAIAAAVLLLLLVVALSIPGFPVAAAIVLGGMFALSIIALTASLLVYIANAKLVAMRIKFLSSELQNYFAESSILGSVRKSLDTKVPVVSGEPEDLLPNRIGIRSMEEARVHNRNIAVDCKKYKQRLEKVGKEFSLVCEGISEVIPTEEDAPIPIEPSDLAGVFLVSFSPDKNPILKITRHAEKMLQSQDGFSNGMIWLCGALSDPKKFASPLLSLVENIQKGILVNKDLTTDEERKFALESSLLSLNIFFSGWCLGNADHNKYLAALVAENYKEVSERNRILDLLGTGNVISALALASSPSPDSSVHTVLRENKKEPHQQEEKEVWCSYDDIDPSRCLGALPKQFEANSPDQEELPQEQLTQLLKDLDSKIPSGVLGIIAKASSFDLQSDFAGILEVVQKLTVLFDKYPPLCEQNILLWLRSALAQVGLQKKLRTFLPVSEKRLLEKVLSTFFLGLYVRGLLSVGQVQELAKICNTKDSNEFCQRASDLSLVKTALPALFG encoded by the coding sequence ATGCAAGCAGACCTTCCTCTCACCTCTTCCTGCTCTACTAAAGGGGTGTCTTCAGTGCAAGAAGCTCGATACAATCGGGCTATGATTCGTTCTAAACAAAGTCAAATTGCGGGGCTTGTTTCGGCAATAGCAGCGGCTGTACTACTGCTGTTGTTGGTGGTTGCTCTCTCCATCCCAGGATTCCCTGTTGCTGCTGCAATTGTTCTGGGAGGGATGTTTGCTTTATCTATAATAGCTCTAACGGCTTCGCTTTTGGTGTATATAGCCAATGCTAAGCTTGTGGCTATGCGCATTAAATTTTTAAGTAGCGAACTACAGAATTACTTTGCAGAGTCCTCTATATTGGGATCTGTTCGTAAGAGTTTGGATACGAAAGTTCCAGTAGTTTCTGGAGAGCCAGAAGACCTTCTTCCTAATAGAATCGGTATTAGGAGTATGGAAGAGGCTCGTGTTCACAATAGGAATATCGCAGTAGATTGTAAAAAATATAAGCAACGTCTTGAAAAAGTAGGTAAAGAGTTTTCTTTGGTTTGTGAAGGAATTAGCGAGGTCATTCCTACAGAAGAAGATGCTCCCATCCCCATCGAACCATCCGATTTAGCTGGGGTTTTTCTCGTTTCATTTTCTCCAGATAAAAATCCTATTTTAAAAATAACTCGTCACGCGGAGAAAATGCTGCAATCTCAGGATGGGTTCTCCAACGGGATGATTTGGTTATGTGGCGCCCTTTCTGATCCTAAAAAATTTGCGAGTCCGCTCCTATCTCTTGTAGAGAACATTCAGAAAGGAATTCTTGTGAACAAGGATTTGACGACAGACGAAGAAAGAAAATTTGCGTTAGAATCTTCTCTTCTTTCTCTAAATATTTTCTTCTCTGGCTGGTGTTTAGGGAATGCTGACCATAATAAATATCTGGCCGCTCTAGTAGCAGAGAACTACAAAGAGGTTTCTGAAAGAAATCGCATTCTTGATCTTTTAGGCACAGGGAATGTGATCTCAGCTCTTGCATTAGCAAGTAGTCCATCACCAGATTCTTCCGTTCATACGGTGTTGAGAGAAAATAAGAAAGAGCCCCATCAGCAAGAGGAGAAAGAGGTCTGGTGTTCATATGATGATATAGATCCTTCTCGCTGTCTAGGCGCACTGCCTAAGCAGTTTGAAGCAAACTCTCCGGATCAAGAGGAGCTTCCTCAAGAGCAATTAACCCAGCTGCTCAAAGATTTAGACAGCAAAATTCCTTCGGGGGTATTAGGAATTATAGCAAAAGCATCCTCGTTCGATCTCCAATCAGATTTTGCCGGTATTTTGGAAGTGGTACAAAAGTTAACCGTTTTGTTCGACAAATATCCTCCACTGTGCGAACAAAATATTCTCCTTTGGTTAAGATCTGCTTTAGCTCAAGTTGGTCTGCAGAAAAAGCTGCGAACCTTTTTGCCTGTTTCAGAAAAAAGATTATTGGAAAAAGTCCTTTCGACATTCTTTCTGGGCTTGTATGTTAGGGGGCTGCTGTCGGTAGGACAGGTTCAGGAATTAGCCAAAATTTGTAACACCAAAGATTCTAATGAATTTTGTCAGCGAGCCAGCGATCTTTCTTTAGTGAAAACGGCTTTGCCTGCGTTGTTTGGTTAA
- a CDS encoding bifunctional nuclease family protein: MNIDREIIKDTSLILLDFRKLVRFHNYAGIILGAEDKQFAIYGHVSMEASFKQCDDLGEEERQRPLTHDVLKFVLTGFDISVARVVITECRDNVFSSRLFLEQKRGDRLYITDIDARPSDSIPLAIQHQAPILCVKSIFDETIPYED; encoded by the coding sequence ATGAATATTGATCGAGAAATCATAAAAGATACTTCTCTCATTTTACTAGACTTTCGTAAATTAGTGCGTTTTCATAATTATGCGGGCATTATTTTAGGGGCGGAAGACAAGCAGTTTGCTATCTACGGTCATGTTTCGATGGAGGCTTCTTTTAAACAGTGTGACGATCTTGGAGAAGAAGAGCGTCAGCGTCCTTTAACGCACGATGTTCTAAAGTTTGTTTTAACCGGCTTTGATATATCTGTTGCTAGAGTTGTTATCACTGAGTGCAGGGATAATGTTTTTTCTTCACGATTGTTTTTGGAACAAAAGAGAGGGGATCGTTTATACATAACAGATATAGATGCGCGTCCAAGTGACAGTATTCCTTTGGCTATTCAGCATCAGGCTCCGATTTTATGTGTAAAATCCATATTTGATGAAACTATCCCTTACGAAGATTAA
- a CDS encoding YqgE/AlgH family protein, with protein MTKLPYAVLEKGSLLIASPDVNGGIFSRSVILVCEHSPNGSFGLILNKTLEMDSPEEIFTLNHFDESRVRFCMGGPLQANQIMILHSSLDSEQPSIEICPSVFLGGNFSFVQEGEGKSHDGKVLLCFGYSGWQAGQLEKEFLEGLWFLSPASQEFVFSEHPEKLWSEVLQNLGGRFASLSTVPENLLLN; from the coding sequence ATGACCAAACTTCCTTATGCCGTTTTAGAAAAAGGTTCTCTGTTAATAGCCTCTCCAGATGTGAATGGGGGGATTTTTTCTAGAAGTGTAATTTTAGTTTGTGAACATAGTCCAAATGGATCTTTTGGATTGATTCTCAATAAAACATTGGAAATGGATTCTCCGGAAGAAATTTTTACCCTAAATCATTTTGATGAATCCAGGGTTCGGTTTTGTATGGGAGGCCCCTTACAGGCCAATCAGATCATGATATTACACTCAAGTTTAGACAGCGAACAGCCTTCTATAGAAATTTGTCCTTCTGTGTTTTTGGGAGGAAATTTTTCTTTTGTTCAGGAAGGGGAAGGAAAGTCTCATGACGGGAAAGTGCTTTTATGCTTTGGGTATAGTGGTTGGCAAGCCGGTCAACTGGAAAAAGAGTTTCTAGAAGGCTTATGGTTTTTGTCTCCTGCAAGCCAGGAGTTTGTTTTCTCTGAACATCCAGAGAAATTGTGGTCTGAAGTCCTGCAAAATCTAGGAGGACGTTTTGCCTCGTTATCAACGGTTCCTGAAAATTTGCTACTAAATTAA